One window of Immundisolibacter sp. genomic DNA carries:
- a CDS encoding putative toxin-antitoxin system toxin component, PIN family encodes MVSPAIAARNFCRDPTDDKFIHATLAAGSTWLVTGDKDLLVLADSLSALGVRILSPAAALGML; translated from the coding sequence GTGGTTTCGCCCGCGATCGCAGCGCGAAACTTCTGCCGTGACCCCACCGACGACAAATTCATCCACGCCACACTGGCGGCCGGGTCGACTTGGCTGGTGACTGGCGATAAGGACCTGCTGGTGTTGGCCGATAGCCTGTCGGCGCTCGGTGTGCGGATTCTCTCGCCTGCGGCAGCGCTAGGGATGCTCTGA
- a CDS encoding BrnA antitoxin family protein translates to MDDNPEWTEEDFKRAVPFSGLPESLRNTLSSRARGPQKAPVKERISIRLSSEVVASFRATGAGWQTRLDAALKDWLKTHRPQ, encoded by the coding sequence ATGGACGACAACCCGGAATGGACCGAAGAGGACTTCAAACGGGCCGTGCCCTTCTCCGGCCTGCCGGAATCCTTGCGCAACACGCTTTCCAGCCGCGCGCGCGGACCGCAAAAAGCACCGGTCAAGGAGCGCATCTCCATTCGCCTGTCATCCGAAGTCGTCGCCAGTTTCCGTGCCACGGGCGCTGGCTGGCAGACCCGGCTGGACGCCGCGCTGAAGGATTGGCTGAAGACCCACAGGCCGCAGTGA
- a CDS encoding BrnT family toxin: MRIEFDPVKDERNIRERGLSFARAAEFDFETAFYAVDNRRDYGETRVRALGYLGYRLHALVYVGVPQGIRVISLRKANQREVARYEFQAQA; encoded by the coding sequence ATGCGAATCGAATTCGACCCGGTCAAGGACGAACGGAACATTCGCGAGCGCGGACTGTCGTTTGCGCGCGCCGCCGAATTCGATTTTGAAACAGCTTTTTATGCCGTCGATAACCGGCGCGATTACGGAGAAACCCGTGTCCGCGCCCTGGGCTATCTCGGTTATCGCTTACATGCGCTGGTGTACGTCGGGGTTCCGCAAGGAATCCGCGTCATCAGCCTCCGCAAGGCCAACCAGCGAGAGGTGGCACGCTATGAGTTCCAAGCCCAAGCTTGA